From a region of the Cyclopterus lumpus isolate fCycLum1 chromosome 5, fCycLum1.pri, whole genome shotgun sequence genome:
- the sumf1 gene encoding formylglycine-generating enzyme, which yields MVRCFALCFLFTCVNTVWHIQGSCAAQSEPSAPRGAAGCGCEKLKRDAALERVEDSAVCVEDSTESSDPAHKYSRGARESLPEARREEKNTQSPMVLISGGQFLMGTDDPGIPADGEGPQRLVHVDAFYMDIQEVTNQQFQSFVNATGYVTEAEKFGDSFVFEGILSESVKNQITQAVAAAPWWLPVKGANWRHPDGPDSNITYVLDHPVLHVSWADAVAYCSWANRRLPTEAEWEYACRGGLKDKLYPWGNKLNPKGQHYANLWQGDFPNHNSAEDRYIKTSPVKSFPANAFGLYDMAGNAWEWTSDWWTVHHTIDQQHNPTGPPSGTDKVKKGGSYMCHKSYCYRYRCAARSQNTPDSASSNLGFRCVSRGQR from the exons ATGGTGCGCTGTTTCGCTTTGTGTTTCCTCTTCACTTGTGTGAACACAGTGTGGCACATTCAGGGTTCATGCGCGGCTCAGTCAGAGCCCTCCGCCCCGCGGGGAGCAGCGGGCTGCGGCTGCGAGAAGCTGAAGAGGGACGCTGCTTTGGAGCGTGTGGAGgacagcgctgtgtgtgtggaggacagcACCGAGTCTTCAGACCCTGCTCACAAATACTCAAGAGGCGCGAGGGAAAGCCTGCCAGAGGCTCGGCGAGAGGAGAAGAACACGCAGAGTCCG ATGGTGCTGATTTCTGGAGGACAGTTCCTGATGGGAACAGACGATCCAGGCATCCCTGCAGATGGGGAGGGGCCTCAGAGGCTGGTGCATGTTGATGCCTTCTACATGGACATCCAGGAAGTCACTAACCAACAGTTCCAGAGCTTTGTCAATGCCACAGGATATGTTACTGAG GCAGAGAAATTTGGAGACTCATTTGTATTCGAGGGGATTTTGAGCGAAAGTGTGAAAAACCAAATCACCCAAGCA GTtgctgctgccccctggtggctacCAGTGAAAGGGGCCAACTGGAGACACCCTGATGGTCCAGACTCTAACATCACATACGT GCTGGACCATCCTGTTCTACATGTGTCCTGGGCAGATGCAGTTGCATACTGCTCCTGGGCCAACAGGAGACTTCCTACAGAAGCGGAATGGGAGTACGCCTGCAGGGGAGGCCTTAAAgacaa ACTTTACCCGTGGGGAAACAAGTTGAACCCTAAAGGACAACACTATGCCAACCTCTGGCAGGGGGATTTTCCCAACCATAACTCTGCAGAGGACCGATACATTAAAACGTCACCG gtGAAGTCATTTCCCGCCAATGCTTTTGGTCTGTATGACATGGCCGGGAACGCATGGGAATGGACCTCAGACTGGTGGACTGTGCATCACACCATAGATCAACAACACAACCCA acaGGTCCTCCATCGGGCACCGACAAGGTGAAGAAGGGAGGTTCTTACATGTGCCACAAG TCTTACTGTTACAGATACCGATGTGCAGCCCGGAGCCAGAACACTCCGGACAGCGCATCCTCGAATCTTGGTTTCCGCTGTGTCTCTCGGGGGCAACGGTGA
- the LOC117731060 gene encoding leucine-rich repeat neuronal protein 1-like produces MAHSSHQWPPLLWLCMGLFLGPVYGKECPHLCVCEIRPWFTPQSTYKEATTVDCNDLRLMHIPTNLSTDTQVLLLQSNAISHTSGELEALFNLTELDLSQNNFSTVEAVGLTSMNHLTTLHLEENQISQLPDHCLGNLSNLQELYINHNQISTISPRAFAGMHSLLRLHLNSNRLHVIDSRWFEETPNLEILMIGENPVIGLLDMNFKPLGSLRSLVLAGMDLTDVPANAFVGLDSLESISFYDNKLVRIPQLALQKVHNLKFLDLNKNPVHKIQEGDFRNMLRLKELGINNMMELVSIDRYALDNLPELTKLEATNNPKLSYVHRLAFRDMSSLESLMLNNNALTALYQHTVEALTNLREISLHSNPLRCDCVIQWMSSNRTTVRFMEPLAMLCSSPPELKGQRVREVRLLQSPEQCLPLISHNTFQSHLNLELGMSVSLDCRAMAEPQPEIYWVTPLGSKITIDSLSERYHLNNEGTLRLSHVQVEDSGRYTCVAQNTEGADTRVATIRVNGTLLDSAQVMNIYVKQTESHSILVSWKINSNAMSSNLKWASATMKIDNPHITYTARVPVDVHEYNLTHLQPATEYEVCLTVSNVHLQTHKSCVNVTTRSATFALDLSDQHPSAAVLAVMATMLAFLSLATVVVYIARRWKRKNYHHSLKKYMLKTSSIPLNELYPPLINLWEVDAEKDKEGSAQGKPSPVDTTRSYYMW; encoded by the coding sequence ATGGCGCACAGTTCACACCAGTGGCCTCCTCTACTCTGGCTGTGTATGGGATTGTTTCTGGGCCCCGTATATGGCAAAGAATGtccacatttgtgtgtttgcgaGATCCGCCCTTGGTTCACCCCCCAGTCGACCTACAAGGAGGCAACCACAGTGGATTGCAATGACTTGAGGCTCATGCACATCCCGACCAACCTATCCACGGACACTCAGGTGTTACTGCTCCAAAGTAACGCCATCTCTCACACCAGTGGAGAGCTGGAGGCGCTGTTCAACTTGACAGAGTTGGACCTATCCCAGAACAACTTCAGCACTGTGGAAGCTGTGGGCCTCACAAGCATGAACCACTTGACCACCCTGCATCTAGAGGAGAACCAGATTAGCCAACTGCCAGACCACTGCCTCGGAAACCTCTCCAATCTCCAGGAGCTCTACATCAACCACAACCAGATAAGCACGATCTCCCCTCGGGCATTTGCCGGCATGCACAGCCTGCTGCGCCTTCATCTGAACTCCAACAGGCTCCATGTCATAGACAGCCGCTGGTTTGAAGAAACACCTAACCTTGAGATCCTCATGATCGGGGAGAACCCAGTTATTGGCCTCTTAGACATGAACTTTAAGCCTCTCGGAAGTCTGAGGAGTCTGGTCCTGGCTGGCATGGACCTCACTGATGTTCCAGCAAATGCTTTTGTAGGTTTGGATAGCCTTGAAAGCATTTCTTTCTATGACAACAAACTGGTCCGAATTCCTCAACTGGCCCTTCAAAAAGTTCACAATTTGAAATTCTTGGATTTGAACAAGAATCCAGTTCACAAAATCCAGGAAGGAGATTTCAGGAACATGTTACGTCTGAAGGAGCTGGGCATCAACAATATGATGGAGTTAGTGTCAATTGATCGCTACGCTCTGGACAACCTCCCAGAGCTGACAAAGCTGGAGGCCACCAACAACCCTAAGCTTTCTTATGTGCATAGGTTGGCCTTTCGGGACATGTCCTCTTTGGAGAGCCTGATGCTCAACAATAATGCCCTCACTGCGCTTTATCAGCACACTGTGGAGGCATTGACTAATCTGCGGGAAATCAGTCTGCATAGCAACCCATTGCGCTGTGACTGTGTCATTCAGTGGATGAGCTCTAACAGGACCACTGTGCGCTTCATGGAGCCCCTGGCTATGCTTTGCTCCTCCCCACCAGAACTCAAAGGCCAGCGGGTTAGAGAGGTAAGGCTGTTGCAGTCCCCAGAGCAATGCCTGCCTCTCATATCCCACAATACCTTCCAGAGCCACTTGAACCTCGAGCTGGGCATGAGTGTCAGTCTCGACTGCAGAGCCATGGCTGAACCACAGCCTGAGATCTACTGGGTGACTCCTCTTGGGTCCAAAATCACAATAGATTCTCTGTCAGAGCGGTACCACTTGAACAATGAGGGGACCCTGAGGCTGTCTCATGTTCAGGTGGAGGATTCTGGTCGTTACACCTGTGTGGCCCAGAACACAGAAGGAGCCGACACACGGGTCGCCACCATCCGTGTAAATGGCACCCTGCTCGACAGTGCCCAGGTGATGAACATCTACGTCAAGCAGACCGAATCACACTCCATCCTGGTCTCCTGGAAGATCAATTCTAACGCTATGTCCTCCAACCTGAAGTGGGCCTCAGCCACCATGAAGATTGACAACCCGCACATCACCTACACAGCTCGCGTCCCCGTAGACGTCCATGAGTATAACCTCACACACCTTCAACCTGCCACAGAGTATGAGGTATGCCTCACTGTCTCCAACGttcacctgcagacacacaagtCGTGTGTTAATGTGACAACACGTAGCGCTACCTTCGCACTGGACCTGTCAGACCAGCACCCAAGTGCGGCTGTGTTGGCCGTCATGGCGACAATGCTGGCTTTCCTCAGCCTGGCCACCGTGGTCGTCTACATAGCTCGCAGATGGAAGAGAAAAAACTACCACCACTCTCTGAAGAAATACATGCTGAAGACGTCCTCTATCCCTCTGAACGAGCTTTACCCGCCGCTCATCAACCTGTGGGAGGTAGACGCGGAGAAGGACAAAGAAGGCAGTGCACAGGGAAAACCCTCTCCTGTTGACACCACACGCAGTTATTACATGTGGTGA